The following proteins are co-located in the Schistosoma haematobium chromosome Unknown HiC_scaffold_470, whole genome shotgun sequence genome:
- a CDS encoding uncharacterized protein (EggNog:ENOG410V92K~COG:S), whose translation MRSLSAQRYKSIESQDIRPQVAPRHNYTKGQGKLIELNPQDFIPKYEKRWCKEKLNRFNRATTEPPDKYDTNKSVLYLDNNSKLDINQCNSIKKINLISSPNIITHKFNTNSKPTISLSNIKDVDHDSGTENSNEHQMISSEEDPKQYDVKYENFTTTTTTTTNVFVKPKEYLNQNSFESKQFIQKNASSIEICLSLDDSESKESSQMINPPDKVSCNELYSADADGENESEVTDGFDQLSDLTCLTSLLDTCSSRHRSLLANRPSALEHLLISVGWWPVYPEAEHRYLPPTAAEAISIAAHEFDIKEDSHRYEYLQLIAGPDSYKPLNLGEFGLNQLSGAIIRHPIDGLLYISCGKSTCSTKPLPVSQANKWCACANCFTLYCSNKCREECESNPSDHPSTCSFSRAKRVCCRLLRNLAPGQITGLTALAKTGMARLGRGGILLSFSLIKHAETFLQRSLEHSFVNEELDDSSIEKALHQWERFHQPSPGGLMAPPTYLTLNELEELDSSIANPCKSYNPSSSMVLIVVVCAYELTARKDGRPVHLFKQSLILPFPSHSNLRNKSEVITLQNTQHIENPEISHVNVTTIKMDKQAIAAREAYMLRLQRMLRERGVSLRHHYPEIYTRIANFVETGIPFSSIRITFDDFYYKNK comes from the coding sequence atgcGTTCATTAAGTGCACAACGATATAAATCGATTGAATCACAAGATATACGACCACAAGTTGCTCCAAGACATAATTATACTAAAGGACAAggtaaattaattgaattaaatcCACAAGATTTTATACCAAAATATGAAAAACGATGGTGTAAAGAGAAACTGAATAGATTTAATCGTGCAACTACAGAACCACCAGATAAATATGATactaataaatcagtattatatTTAGATAATAATTCGAAATTAGATATAAATCAATGTAATTcaataaagaaaattaatttgatTTCATCACCAAATATTataacacacaaatttaatacTAATTCAAAACCTACAATATCATTATCTAATATAAAAGATGTTGATCATGATTCAGGAACAGAAAATTCAAATGAGCATCAAATGATTTCTTCTGAAGAAGATCCAAAACAATAtgatgtaaaatatgaaaattttactactactactactactactactaatgttTTCGTAAAACCAAAAGAATATTTAAATCAAAATAGTTTTGAATCAAAGCAATTCATTCAAAAGAATGCTAGTAGTATTGAAATTTGTCTTAGTTTAGATGATTCAGAAAGTAAAGAGTCTTCTCAAATGATAAATCCACCGGATAAAGTTTCATGTAATGAACTATACTCAGCAGATGCAGATGGTGAAAATGAATCTGAAGTTACAGATGGATTTGATCAATTATCTGATTTAACTTGTTTAACTTCATTACTTGATACATGTTCATCAAGGCATCGTAGTCTTCTTGCTAATAGACCATCAGCTCTTGAACATTTATTAATAAGTGTTGGTTGGTGGCCTGTATATCCGGAGGCTGAACATCGTTATCTTCCTCCTACTGCTGCTGAAGCTATTTCTATAGCAGCTCATGAATTTGACATAAAAGAAGATTCTCATCGTTATGAATACTTACAACTTATTGCTGGACCAGACAGTTATAAACCATTAAATTTAGGAGAATTCGGATTAAATCAATTGTCTGGAGCGATCATACGTCACCCAATTGATGGTTTGCTATATATAAGTTGTGGTAAATCTACATGCTCAACAAAACCCCTACCAGTATCTCAAGCCAATAAATGGTGTGCATGTGCcaattgttttactttatattgttcaaataaatgtcGAGAAGAGTGTGAAAGTAATCCAAGTGACCACCCTTCAACCTGTTCATTTTCTAGAGCTAAACGTGTTTGTTGTCGTTTGTTGCGAAATCTTGCTCCAGGTCAGATTACAGGCCTTACAGCTCTTGCTAAAACTGGTATGGCTCGTCTTGGAAGAGGTGGTATACTCTTATCATTTTCACTAATTAAACATGCCGAAACATTTTTACAACGATCATTAGAGCATTCATTTGTAAATGAAGAATTAGATGATAGTTCTATAGAAAAGGCGCTTCATCAATGGGAAAGATTTCACCAACCGAGTCCAGGAGGTTTAATGGCTCCTCCTACATATCTTACACTTAATGAGCTGGAAGAATTAGATTCAAGTATTGCTAATCCATGTAAATCATACAATCCTTCTTCAAGTATGGTTTTAATTGTAGTTGTATGCGCATATGAGCTGACTGCTCGAAAGGATGGTCGTCCAGTGCATTTATTTAAGCAAAGTTTAATACTACCATTTCCTTCTCATTcaaatttaagaaataaaagtGAAGTTATTACCTTGCAAAATACACAAcatattgaaaatcctgaaaTATCACATGTAAACGTTACCACAATAAAAATGGATAAACAAGCAATAGCTGCTAGAGAAGCTTATATGCTTCGTTTACAACGTATGCTTCGTGAACGTGGTGTTAGTTTAA